Proteins from one Malaya genurostris strain Urasoe2022 chromosome 2, Malgen_1.1, whole genome shotgun sequence genomic window:
- the LOC131433012 gene encoding flexible cuticle protein 12-like, with protein MKFFVVFAVVLATALAAPPQEERDAQIINYENDNLGIEGYKFAYDTSNQINRQEQAQLKSFGDDISALVVKGSYSYTGDDGQVYTVNYIADENGFQPEAAHIPRA; from the exons ATGAAGTTCTTTGTCGTTTTTGCTGTTGTTTTAGCTACCGCTCTAGCTGCTCCGCCTCAAGAGGAACGCGATGCGCAAATTATTAACTACGAGAATGACAATCTGGGAATCGAAGGATACAAATTCGC CTACGACACCAGCAATCAAATCAACCGACAAGAACAAGCCCAGCTGAAAAGCTTCGGTGATGATATCAGTGCCCTGGTGGTGAAAGGATCATATTCGTACACCGGCGACGATGGTCAGGTTTACACCGTGAATTATATTGCCGATGAGAACGGATTCCAACCGGAGGCTGCCCATATTCCACGGGCTTGA